Below is a window of Veillonella rodentium DNA.
TGACCCGTGCCGCTGCAGGCGGGTTGACTCAACATGGTGCACATGCGCGCGAAATTTTGATTTCTCTGAAAGCGGCTGCTAACGGTGAATTGGATATTCCTATTTTAGGAGAAGAGAAAATCCGTACCGTATGTAAGGCGTTCAACATTCCTGAGGAAGGGCGCCCGTTAAATGACGTCGCTAACGATTTGGCGGATGTGTTGCTGGAAGACTTGAGTCGTGCTCTTCCGGGTGAATATAAAACGATTACGGCGATGGCACCTGCTGAACGCCGCGAAGTCTGGAAAAATTTGGATATCTTACCTATTTCCGCATACAATGAAGCCTTTGATGCATATCATCGCACCTGTGTCGGTACGGATGGCGACTGGGAAAGCAACATGAAGCAATTCCTGCGTTGCGGACTGGCTTTCACATTTACCGGTGTAGTGGCGGCGGATATCGCTACGGATGCGCTGTTCGGTCAAGGCGGCCGTCGTACGTCCAAGGTTAATATCGGAGCCCTTAAAAAAGGTTATGTAAATATCGCCGTACATGGTCATTTGCCGACGCTGGTATCTCAGATCTGCACGATCGGTGCATCTGAAGAATATCAGGAAAAAGCTAAGGCTATCGGCGCAAAAGGTATCCAGTTCTACGGTATCTGCTGCTCCGGTTTGTCCAGCATGTATCGGTATGAAAATGTTATTCCGTTGTGTAATGCTATCGGGGCAGAGCTCGTGCTCGGTACGGGCGCACTCGATTGCTGGGTAGCGGACGTACAGGATGTGTACCCAGCTATCATGGACGTGGCGCGTTGTTTTAATACAAAGGTGATTACCACATCCGATGCGGCTCGTCTGCCGGGTGCGGAACATATCGGCTATGATCACCATCATACGAATTTGGCGGAAACGAAAGCGTTGGCACGGAAAATTTTGGATCGTGCCCTTGAAGCTCATGAATTGCGTAAAGGCATGCCGGTATTTATTCCTCCATACGAAATTACGGCTGAGGTCGGCTTCTCTCCGGAATCCACGGTTAAACATTACGGTTCTTTCAAACCGTTAGCGGAGGCTTTAAAATCCGGTAAGGTTCGCGGTATCGTCAATGTAGTCGGTTGTTCAAACCCTCGTGTTATTT
It encodes the following:
- the cooS gene encoding anaerobic carbon-monoxide dehydrogenase catalytic subunit, producing the protein MSKDAENKNAHKHQHCHCGGHHHGHDHEDHHDHNHTDDHEHGHQHKHGQTHDDSHEHVHNHDHDHDHSHAKALPTDKWVPHTHEPGVPHEHGVNDYLKAVAEYRKTWPTKQDVIEQTPDPAVREMILRMEQIGCDTVFDRFDKQQPQCAFGIAGVCCRICFMGPCKITPKSPRGVCGADADLIVARNMTRAAAGGLTQHGAHAREILISLKAAANGELDIPILGEEKIRTVCKAFNIPEEGRPLNDVANDLADVLLEDLSRALPGEYKTITAMAPAERREVWKNLDILPISAYNEAFDAYHRTCVGTDGDWESNMKQFLRCGLAFTFTGVVAADIATDALFGQGGRRTSKVNIGALKKGYVNIAVHGHLPTLVSQICTIGASEEYQEKAKAIGAKGIQFYGICCSGLSSMYRYENVIPLCNAIGAELVLGTGALDCWVADVQDVYPAIMDVARCFNTKVITTSDAARLPGAEHIGYDHHHTNLAETKALARKILDRALEAHELRKGMPVFIPPYEITAEVGFSPESTVKHYGSFKPLAEALKSGKVRGIVNVVGCSNPRVIYEKATVDIVDELIKNGCIILTNGCASFPLMKLGYCNTDAIKKCSPALQEFLGDDQPPVWHVGECVDNARSSGIFGGIAAELGLNLPQLPFAMSSPEWSNEKGIDASLGFRLMGINSYHCVEPPTQGSDAVTKWLKEDTKDILGSVMYVNTDPKKVAEKILADIDDKRAALGWVAVK